The following are encoded in a window of Pelecanus crispus isolate bPelCri1 chromosome 6, bPelCri1.pri, whole genome shotgun sequence genomic DNA:
- the SLC25A29 gene encoding mitochondrial basic amino acids transporter, with translation MALDFLAGCVGGAAGVLVGHPFDTVKVRLQVQNVEKPLYRGTFHCFQSIIKQESAFGLYKGIGSPMMGLTFINALVFGVQGNTLRALGKDTPLNQFLAGSAAGAIQCIICCPMELAKTRMQLQGTGEYKLKTKNYKNSLDCLIKIYQKEGLRGINRGMVSTFIRETPSFGFYFLTYDCMTRYLGCEAEDSYVIPKLLFSGGMSGIVSWLSTYPMDVIKSRLQADGVGGVTQYKGILDCIRKSYHEEGWRVFTRGLTSTLLRAFPVNAATFATVTVFLMYMRSEDNLRECEPGPVIQQPSSL, from the exons GTTCGTCTACAAGTTCAAAATGTAGAGAAACCTCTCTACCGTGGGACCTTCCATTGCTTTCAGTCCATCATAAAGCAAGAATCT GCTTTTGGACTCTATAAAGGCATTGGGTCACCAATGATGGGACTTACCTTCATTAATGCGCTTGTGTTCGGTGTACAAGGAAACACACTTCGTGCTCTTGGAAAAGACACTCCTCTAAACCAGTTCCTTGCAGGGTCAGCGGCAGGGGCTATCCAGTGCATCATCTGCTGTCCCATGGAGTTAGCAAAGACAAGAATGCAGCTTCAAGGAACAGGTGAATACAAACTAAAAACAAAGAACTACAAGAATTCTCTGGATTGTTTGATCAAAATCTATCAAAAGGAAGGGCTGAGGGGTATCAATAGGGGCATGGTCTCTACGTTCATAAGAGAGACTCCAAGCTTTGGCTTTTACTTCCTGACCTATGACTGCATGACCAGGTATTTAGGCTGCGAAGCTGAAGACAGTTATGTTATTCCCAAACTACTGTTTTCTGGGGGGATGTCAGGAATTGTGTCCTGGCTCTCAACTTACCCCATGGATGTGATCAAATCCCGGCTTCAGGCTGATGGAGTCGGAGGCGTTACACAATACAAAGGCATTTTGGACTGCATCCGAAAGAGTTACCATGAAGAAGGCTGGAGGGTGTTCACAAGAGGTCTTACTTCCACACTTCTCCGCGCTTTTCCTGTCAACGCAGCTACCTTTGCTACTGTCACTGTGTTCCTAATGTATATGCGGTCAGAAGACAACCTTCGTGAATGTGAACCAGGTCCAGTAATCCAGCAGCCTTCCAGTTTGTGA